The following coding sequences lie in one Deltaproteobacteria bacterium genomic window:
- a CDS encoding MBL fold metallo-hydrolase, giving the protein MRVDSVQGNTQKLDGGAMFGNAPKAVWSRWCPADERNRIALACRAMLVREDGRNVLLETGIGAFFEPALRERFGVVEDRHVLLDSLATLGLSPSDVDVIVLSHLHFDHAGGLLAPWRDGGQPELVFDRAQVVVGREAWARANAPHARDRASFIPELQPLLEATGRLEIVEGERSRVLGDDYSFSISHGHTPGLLLTRVATPHGPITFMGDLVPGAPWVHLPITTGYDRYPELLIDEKQALLEQIRVEHGWVFFTHDAEVAAARVELDDKRRYRTVDALPELHWA; this is encoded by the coding sequence ATGCGAGTCGACAGCGTCCAAGGCAACACGCAAAAGCTCGACGGGGGCGCCATGTTCGGCAACGCACCCAAGGCGGTGTGGTCGAGGTGGTGCCCGGCCGACGAGCGCAACCGCATCGCGCTGGCCTGTCGCGCGATGCTGGTGCGCGAGGACGGCCGCAACGTCCTGCTCGAGACCGGCATCGGCGCGTTCTTCGAGCCCGCGCTGCGCGAACGATTCGGCGTGGTCGAAGATCGCCACGTGCTGCTCGACTCACTGGCCACGCTCGGCCTCTCGCCCTCCGATGTCGATGTCATCGTGCTGTCGCACCTGCACTTCGACCATGCCGGCGGCCTGCTGGCACCGTGGCGCGACGGTGGCCAGCCCGAGCTGGTGTTCGACCGCGCACAGGTCGTCGTCGGCCGCGAGGCGTGGGCCCGCGCCAACGCGCCGCACGCCCGCGATCGTGCGTCGTTCATCCCCGAGCTGCAGCCGCTGCTCGAGGCCACCGGCCGGCTCGAGATCGTCGAAGGCGAGCGCTCACGGGTGCTCGGCGACGACTACAGCTTCAGCATCTCGCACGGCCACACCCCGGGCCTGTTGCTGACGCGCGTCGCAACCCCGCACGGCCCGATTACGTTCATGGGCGATCTCGTGCCCGGCGCGCCGTGGGTGCACCTACCGATCACGACGGGCTACGACCGCTACCCCGAGCTGCTGATCGACGAGAAGCAGGCGCTACTCGAGCAGATCCGAGTGGAGCACGGCTGGGTGTTCTTCACCCACGATGCCGAGGTTGCCGCCGCTCGCGTCGAGCTCGACGACAAGCGTCGCTACCGCACGGTCGACGCGCTGCCCGAGCTGCACTGGGCCTGA